One window of Parambassis ranga chromosome 3, fParRan2.1, whole genome shotgun sequence genomic DNA carries:
- the LOC114433890 gene encoding lamin-L(III)-like isoform X2: MASATSTPFASSSRSSRSSRRSAAAGLASTSPTCLSRIQEKDDLRHLNDRLANYIQRVQELESERSVMLFQLEEKEQSKSREMGNVRRLYEEELADVRKSLDVLAGERAGLQIDYGNLCEEQKKLQARNQKRENDLANALTQWRKVESALSSKDAEYTKLLSENRRLHNDFADLQGQLENVESVLADTKNQLNSEMLRRIDMENQVQTLKEQLELQKNISEQEILEIRSRHESRLVEVDSRRRREFESKLAGTMQQLRQDHEFQLQQYKEEIDRTFSSKLQNAQQAALEKNNVVSATKDELETAKARVDTLNLQLQQYQKDKMLLEGRLQELERTLDQERELWQQKLHQKEQELLNLRSQMFSQLEDYENLLDVKLALDMEINAYRKMLEVEEQRLQLSPSPSQHATIPRAHEQSSRKLRGKKRKYEEASGSSQAYKMSSGSTERGAVSVAEIDMDGKYVRLKNNSETEQLLGGWKVRWMYPDSGDISFHIPSSCVLAGGQTLTIWAAGAEAEADVQPGDLVLQGHRTWGPITDVRVVLLNLDQEEEAERRVCMQARGGKETELEFEEFVAGSDIQRHRRQDLSKEASCAVM; this comes from the exons ATGGCCTCAGCCACCTCCACCCCCTTCGCCTCCAGCAGCCGCTCCAGCCGCTCTAGCCGCCGCAGCGCAGCCGCCGGCCTGGCCAGCACCAGCCCGACCTGCCTGTCCCGGATCCAGGAGAAAGATGACCTCCGACACCTCAACGACCGCCTCGCTAACTACATCCAGCGGGTCCAAGAGCTGGAAAGCGAAAGGTCCGTTATGCTGTTtcagctggaggagaaggagcaaTCGAAAAGCCGGGAGATGGGCAATGTGCGGCGGCTGtatgaggaggagctggctgatgTCAGAAAGTCCCTGGATGTTCTGGCCGGAGAGAGGGCCGGTCTGCAGATCGACTATGGGAATCTATGCGAGGAGCAGAAGAAACTTCAAGCCAG GAACCAGAAGAGGGAGAACGATCTGGCCAATGCATTGACTCAGTGGAGGAAAGTGGAGTCAGCTCTGAGCTCCAAGGATGCAGAGTACACCAAGCTGCTGTCTGAGAACAGGAGGCTGCACAATGACTTCGCAGACCTGCAGGGCCAGCTGGAAAAC GTGGAGAGTGTACTGGCGGACACCAAGAACCAGCTAAACTCTGAGATGCTGAGGAGGATAGACATGGAGAACCAGGTGCAAACACTGaaagagcagctggagctgcagaAGAACATCAGCGAGCAG GAGATTTTAGAGATCCGAAGCAGACATGAAAGCCGTCTAGTGGAGGTGGACTCAAGACGGCGGAGAGAGTTTGAGAGTAAACTGGCTGGGACGATGCAGCAGCTTCGCCAGGACCAcgagtttcagctgcagcagtacAAAGAAGAAATCGACCGGACCTTTAGCTCAAAG TTACAGAATGCCCAGCAGGCTGCACTGGAAAAGAACAATGTTGTATCAGCCACAAAAGATGAACTGGAAACCGCCAAGGCCAGAGTGGACACCCtcaacctgcagctgcagcagtaccAGAAAGAT AAAATGCTGCTGGAAGGCCGGCTCCAGGAGCTGGAAAGGACTCTGGACCAGGAGCGGGAGCTTTGGCAGCAGAAGCTCCATcagaaggagcaggagctgctgaACCTGAGAAGCCAGATGTTCAGTCAGCTGGAGGACTACGAGAACCTGCTGGATGTTAAGCTAGCTCTGGACATGGAGATCAATGCCTACAGGAAGATGCTGGAGGTTGAGGAACAGAG GTTGCAGCTGTCTCCCAGCCCCTCCCAGCATGCCACCATACCTCGTGCACATGAACAAAGCAGCCGCAAGCTCAGAGGCAAAAAGCGAAAGTACGAGGAAGCCTCTGGCAGTTCGCAGGCCTACAAAATGTCCAGTGGCTCCACAGAGCGCGGAGCTGTGAGCGTGGCAGAGATCGACATGGATGGCAAATATGTCAGGCTGAAGAACAACTCTGAGACA gagcagctgctgggtGGTTGGAAGGTTAGGTGGATGTACCCTGACTCTGGAGACATTTCCTTCCACATCCCCTCCTCCTGCGTCCTGGCTGGTGGGCAGACACTCACA ATCTGGGCAGCAGGTGCTGAGGCAGAGGCAGATGTCCAGCCTGGGGACCTGGTTCTTCAGGGTCACAGGACCTGGGGGCCCATCACTGATGTACGGGTGGTTCTTCTCAATTTGGACCAAGAG GAAGAGGCAGAGCGCAGGGTGTGCATGCAGGCCAGAGGTGGTAAGGAAACAGAGTTGGAGTTTGAAGAGTTTGTAGCAGGCAGTGACATCCAACGCCACCGGAGACAG GATCTCTCTAAAGAAGCCAGCTGTGCTGTCATGTGA
- the LOC114433890 gene encoding lamin-L(III)-like isoform X1: MASATSTPFASSSRSSRSSRRSAAAGLASTSPTCLSRIQEKDDLRHLNDRLANYIQRVQELESERSVMLFQLEEKEQSKSREMGNVRRLYEEELADVRKSLDVLAGERAGLQIDYGNLCEEQKKLQARNQKRENDLANALTQWRKVESALSSKDAEYTKLLSENRRLHNDFADLQGQLENVESVLADTKNQLNSEMLRRIDMENQVQTLKEQLELQKNISEQEILEIRSRHESRLVEVDSRRRREFESKLAGTMQQLRQDHEFQLQQYKEEIDRTFSSKLQNAQQAALEKNNVVSATKDELETAKARVDTLNLQLQQYQKDKMLLEGRLQELERTLDQERELWQQKLHQKEQELLNLRSQMFSQLEDYENLLDVKLALDMEINAYRKMLEVEEQRLQLSPSPSQHATIPRAHEQSSRKLRGKKRKYEEASGSSQAYKMSSGSTERGAVSVAEIDMDGKYVRLKNNSETEQLLGGWKVRWMYPDSGDISFHIPSSCVLAGGQTLTIWAAGAEAEADVQPGDLVLQGHRTWGPITDVRVVLLNLDQEEEAERRVCMQARGGKETELEFEEFVAGSDIQRHRRQPKRKKKKCCSVC; encoded by the exons ATGGCCTCAGCCACCTCCACCCCCTTCGCCTCCAGCAGCCGCTCCAGCCGCTCTAGCCGCCGCAGCGCAGCCGCCGGCCTGGCCAGCACCAGCCCGACCTGCCTGTCCCGGATCCAGGAGAAAGATGACCTCCGACACCTCAACGACCGCCTCGCTAACTACATCCAGCGGGTCCAAGAGCTGGAAAGCGAAAGGTCCGTTATGCTGTTtcagctggaggagaaggagcaaTCGAAAAGCCGGGAGATGGGCAATGTGCGGCGGCTGtatgaggaggagctggctgatgTCAGAAAGTCCCTGGATGTTCTGGCCGGAGAGAGGGCCGGTCTGCAGATCGACTATGGGAATCTATGCGAGGAGCAGAAGAAACTTCAAGCCAG GAACCAGAAGAGGGAGAACGATCTGGCCAATGCATTGACTCAGTGGAGGAAAGTGGAGTCAGCTCTGAGCTCCAAGGATGCAGAGTACACCAAGCTGCTGTCTGAGAACAGGAGGCTGCACAATGACTTCGCAGACCTGCAGGGCCAGCTGGAAAAC GTGGAGAGTGTACTGGCGGACACCAAGAACCAGCTAAACTCTGAGATGCTGAGGAGGATAGACATGGAGAACCAGGTGCAAACACTGaaagagcagctggagctgcagaAGAACATCAGCGAGCAG GAGATTTTAGAGATCCGAAGCAGACATGAAAGCCGTCTAGTGGAGGTGGACTCAAGACGGCGGAGAGAGTTTGAGAGTAAACTGGCTGGGACGATGCAGCAGCTTCGCCAGGACCAcgagtttcagctgcagcagtacAAAGAAGAAATCGACCGGACCTTTAGCTCAAAG TTACAGAATGCCCAGCAGGCTGCACTGGAAAAGAACAATGTTGTATCAGCCACAAAAGATGAACTGGAAACCGCCAAGGCCAGAGTGGACACCCtcaacctgcagctgcagcagtaccAGAAAGAT AAAATGCTGCTGGAAGGCCGGCTCCAGGAGCTGGAAAGGACTCTGGACCAGGAGCGGGAGCTTTGGCAGCAGAAGCTCCATcagaaggagcaggagctgctgaACCTGAGAAGCCAGATGTTCAGTCAGCTGGAGGACTACGAGAACCTGCTGGATGTTAAGCTAGCTCTGGACATGGAGATCAATGCCTACAGGAAGATGCTGGAGGTTGAGGAACAGAG GTTGCAGCTGTCTCCCAGCCCCTCCCAGCATGCCACCATACCTCGTGCACATGAACAAAGCAGCCGCAAGCTCAGAGGCAAAAAGCGAAAGTACGAGGAAGCCTCTGGCAGTTCGCAGGCCTACAAAATGTCCAGTGGCTCCACAGAGCGCGGAGCTGTGAGCGTGGCAGAGATCGACATGGATGGCAAATATGTCAGGCTGAAGAACAACTCTGAGACA gagcagctgctgggtGGTTGGAAGGTTAGGTGGATGTACCCTGACTCTGGAGACATTTCCTTCCACATCCCCTCCTCCTGCGTCCTGGCTGGTGGGCAGACACTCACA ATCTGGGCAGCAGGTGCTGAGGCAGAGGCAGATGTCCAGCCTGGGGACCTGGTTCTTCAGGGTCACAGGACCTGGGGGCCCATCACTGATGTACGGGTGGTTCTTCTCAATTTGGACCAAGAG GAAGAGGCAGAGCGCAGGGTGTGCATGCAGGCCAGAGGTGGTAAGGAAACAGAGTTGGAGTTTGAAGAGTTTGTAGCAGGCAGTGACATCCAACGCCACCGGAGACAG ccaaaaagaaagaagaagaaatgttgctctgtgtgttga
- the LOC114433896 gene encoding uncharacterized protein LOC114433896, with the protein MVIALIGGTLEERVAHTVLVACIVACLYNEVDGETIECGLTDNMIAFLFSGSFKKQAKFNKFVKELKDDVVTLTLQPVPEEFYVQPLAEERNQANRRLPAVFVIPPFPRDIQTRLDNKEACQKSSRDRHKIIRVLHEAMLEYTMYPTNAEYVQVVKALIMKYPFLMDMEGNGYDTWHQSLKRKFKAERAPLIHNDEVKRSKEKFGNRGSRGSTETAGTCPRPVSEQVPAVIGEDATSIERHVHDLHMQYEKIQPDNSVVKDRMQRTFVWRRKEITDGMKVEDVLRKYPFLGTPSGLWEEVDRIHPSAVNLCHRLKEGFTCIVPKVIKLVEGKSTLAKIYSELREELLAEQLPEVDFRAALVMLPLIFKEKVDHFISVGQRVSWSPYPTVQLGDSDWKMASARKVPISVRVDGVDLCQGTGVEEGVIAAFCAYFVFNLAYPPYLKKTLTFLQRTILNITEVGDKALPVTITRTINLLF; encoded by the exons ATGGTAATAGCTCTGATAGGTGGAACACTTGAAGAGAGAGTAGCTCACACTGTTCTCGTCGCTTGCATcgttgcgtgtttgt ACAATGAAGTGGATGGAGAAACAATAGAGTGTGGCTTGACAGACAACATGATAGCATTCCTTTTTTCtggatcatttaaaaaacaggCCAAATTCAACAAATTTGTTAAGGAACTGAAGGATGACGTTGTCACACTAACTTTACAACCAGTACCTGAAGAGTTTTATGTACAACCTTTGGCTGAAGAGAG AAATCAGGCAAATAggagacttcctgctgttttcGTGATTCCTCCTTTTCCTAGAGACATTCAGACCAGGCTTGATAACAAGGAAGCATGTCAGAAGTCATCCAGAGATCGACATAAGATAATTCGTGTTCTCCATGAAGCAATGTTAGAATACACAAT gtATCCTACTAATGCGGAATATGTGCAAGTAGTTAAAGCACTTATTATGAAGTACCCTTTTCTCATGGATATGGAGGGAAATGGCTAT GATACCTGGCATCAATCCCTCAAACGCAAATTCAAAGCGGAGCGTGCACCTTTGATTCACAACGACGAGGTGAAAAGAAGTAAGGAAAAATTTGGGAACAGAGGGTCAAGAGGGTCCACGGAAACTGCAGGAACCTGTCCCAGACCTGTGTCAGAG cagGTGCCTGCTGTAATTGGTGAGGATGCAACCTCTATTGAGAGGCATGTGCATGATCTACATATGCAGTATGAAAAGATACAACCAGACAACTCTGTGGTCAAAGACCGGATGCAGCGTACTTTTGTATGGCGTCGAAAAGAGATCACGGATGGCATGAAAGTTGAGGATGTACTGAGGAAATACCCTTTTTTGGGAACACCTTCAGGC CTGTGGGAAGAGGTTGACAGAATCCATCCATCTGCTGTGAACCTGTGCCATCGCTTGAAAGAGGGCTTTACCTGCATAGTACCAAAAGTGATCAAGCTGGTGGAAGGAAAATCCACATTGGCCAAAATTTACTCTGAACTTAGGGAGGAACTGCTGGCAGAACAACTACCAG AAGTTGACTTTCGTGCAGCGCTAGTCATGCTTCCTCTCATCTTTAAAGAAAAGGTGGACCACTTCATTTCAGTAGGACAG CGTGTTAGTTGGAGTCCCTATCCAACTGTACAACTGGGAGACAGTGACTGGAAAATGGCCTCTGCCAGGAAGGTTCCCATTTCAGTCAGGGTGGATGGTGTGGATCTGTGCCAAGGAACAGGAGTTGAAGAGGGGGTAATTGCAGCCTTCTGTGCCTACTTTGTTTTCAACCTGGCTTACCCACCCTACTTGAAGAAGACGCTGACCTTTCTCCAACGCACTATACTGAACATTACTGAGGTGGGTGACAAGGCCCTTCCAGTCACCATTACCAGAACAATCAATCTACTCTTCTAA
- the LOC114433893 gene encoding tripartite motif-containing protein 16-like, which yields MNHNSVCLEREAFCCSICLDLLRDPVTIPCGHSYCMNCIQSCWNREDEQRIHSCPQCRKTFTPRPVLVKSTMLAGLVEELKKTGLQAAPADHCYAGPEDVACDFCTGRKLKAFKSCMQCLASYCEEHLQPHYGAATFKKHKLVEPSKNLQENICSRHDEVMKMFCRTDQQSVCYLCSVDEHKGHDIVSAAAERTERQRELQESLQQILQRVQDREGDVKLLQQEVEAIRHSADKTVKHSEKIFTELIRLIQKRSSDVKQQVRSQQEAEVSRVKERQEELEQEITELKRKAAELEQLSHTEDHIHFLHNYCPLSALSESTHSSSINIRPLRYFEDVTAAVSELRDKLQDTLRQTWTNVSLTEVDVLLSEPEPQTRAGFLQYSCELTLDPNTAQRELILSEGNRKVTRVTQQHPYSYHPDRFKVCQVLSRESLTGRCYWEVEWRGGGVSVAVTYKSVSRAGRGNECVFGRNDKSWTFDCYQNSYTFYHNNINTEVSGPPSSRVGVYLDHRAGILSFYSVSETMTLLHRVQTTFTEPLYAGFMICYYGSSCELCSLK from the coding sequence ATGAACCACAACAGTGTTTGTCTGGAGCGGGAAGctttctgctgctccatctgtctggatctACTGAGGGATCCGGTGACGAttccctgtggacacagctactgcatGAACTGTATTCAAAGCTGctggaacagagaggatgagcagagaatccacagctgccctcagtgcaggaagactttcacaccgaggcctgtcctggtgaaAAGCACCATGTTAGCAGGTttagtggaggagctgaagaagactggactccaagctgctcctgctgatcactgctatgctggacctgaagatgtggcctgtgatttCTGCACTGGAAGAAAACTGAAAGCCTTCAAATCCTGCATGCAGTGTTTGGCTTCATACTGTGAGGAACACCTGCAGCCTCATTATGGTGCAGCTACGTTCaagaaacacaagctggtggagccctccaagaacctccaggagaacatctgctctcgtcatgatgaggtgatgaagatgttctgccgcactgatcagcagtctgtctgttatctctgctctgtggatgaACATAAAGGCCACGACAtagtctcagctgcagcagagaggactgagaggcagagagagctccAGGAGAGTCTgcaacaaatcctgcagagagtccaggacagagagggagatgtgaagctgctccaacaggaggtggaggccatcagGCACTCTGCTGATAAAACAGTGAAGCACAGTGAGAAGATCTTCACTGAGCTGATCCGTCTGATCCAgaaaagaagctctgatgtgaagcagcaggtcagatcccagcaggaagctgaagtgAGTCGAGTCAAAGAgcgtcaggaggagctggagcaggagatcactgagctgaagaggaaagctgctgagctggagcagctctcacacacagaggaccacatCCACTTTCTACACAACTACTGCccactgtcagcactcagtgagtccacacactcatccagcatcaacatccgtcctctgaggtactttgaggatgtgacagcagctgtgtcagagctcagagacaaactacaggacactcTGAGACAGACGTGGACAAACGTCTCCCTGACTGAAGTGGATGTTTTACTGTCAGAACCAGAGCCACAGACCAGAGCTGGATTCTTACAGTATTCATGTGAACTCAcactggatccaaacacagcacagagagagctgatacTATCAGAGGGGAACAGAAAAGTAACACGTGTGACACAACAACATCCTTATTCttatcatccagacagattcaaAGTGTGTCAGGTCCTGAGCAGAGAGAGTCTGACTGGACgttgttactgggaggtggagtggagaggaggaggagtttctGTAGCAGTCACATACAAGAGTGtcagcagagcagggagagggAATGAATGTGTATTTGGGCGTAATGACAAATCTTGGACATTTGATTGTTACCAAAACAGTTACACATTttatcacaacaacatcaacactgAGGTCTCAGGTCCTCCTTCCTCCAGAGTAGGAGTGTACctggatcacagagcaggtattctgtccttctacagcgtctctgaaaccatgactctcctccacagagtccagaccacATTCACTGAGCCGCTCTATGCTGGATTTATGATTTGTTATTATGGATCCTCATGTGAGTTGTGCAGTTTGAAGTAG